Proteins from one Pongo abelii isolate AG06213 chromosome 7, NHGRI_mPonAbe1-v2.0_pri, whole genome shotgun sequence genomic window:
- the LSM1 gene encoding U6 snRNA-associated Sm-like protein LSm1 produces the protein MNYMPGTASLIEDIDKKHLVLLRDGRTLIGFLRSIDQFANLVLHQTVERIHVGKKYGDIPRGIFVVRGENVVLLGEIDLEKESDTPLQQVSIEEILEEQRVEQQTKLEAEKLKVQALKDRGLSIPRADTLDEY, from the exons ATGAACTATATGCCTGGCACCGCCAGCCTCATCGAGGACATTGACA AAAAGCACTTGGTTCTGCTTCGAGATGGAAGGACGCTTATAGGCTTTTTAAGAAGCATTGATCAATTTG CAAACTTAGTGCTACATCAGACTGTGGAGCGTATTCATGTGGGCAAAAAATACGGTGATATTCCTCGAGGGATTTTTGTGGTCAGAGGAGAAAATGTGGTCCTACTAGGAGAAATA GACTTGGAAAAGGAGAGTGACACACCCCTCCAGCAAGTATCCATTGAAGAAATTCTAGAAGAGCAAAGGGTGGAACAGCAGACCAAGCTGGAAGCAGAGAAGTTGAAAGTGCAGGCCCTGAAGGACCGAGGTCTTTCCATTCCTCGAGCAGATACTCTTGATGAGTACTAA